One stretch of Xiphophorus hellerii strain 12219 chromosome 21, Xiphophorus_hellerii-4.1, whole genome shotgun sequence DNA includes these proteins:
- the LOC116711868 gene encoding cadherin-10-like isoform X2, whose product MIGNQALLLLMLYFLWPSTALPFITGNIGNLFGMPESDGKVLQRSKRGWMWNQFFLLEEYTGNDHQYVGKLHSNADKGDGTVKYVLTGDGAGSLFLIDEKSGDIHATKRLDREEKAMYTLHAKVVDRTTNTELEPDTEFNIKIHDINDNAPRFEKEVYYASVPEMSEVGTSVVTVTATDADDQTYGNSAKLVYSILQGQPYFSVDSENGTIKTALPGMDREVKEHYQVVIQAKDMAGQMGGLSGTTTVSITLSDVNDSPPRFANHSFRVTTVESTEIGGAIGRIKADDPDVGHNAKMEYSIVDGHDTFNISTDQATQEGVIIIKEALDYESKRDYEFRVEVKNTYLDARFIHGVQFKDYATVKVTVEDVDEPPVFTRNPYIIEVHEDTAAGSFVGVVLARDPDADNKPVKYSIDRHTDLERLFNIDSVNGTITTLKSLDREMSKWHNISVVATEINNPRQTTRVPVFIKVLDVNDNAPEFAMSYDTFVCENVKAGQLIQTISAVDTDEPLVGHKFVFSISATNPNFTIVDKDDNTANILTRRGGFSRREMSMYFLPVVISDNDYPIQSSTSTLVVRVCACDSRGNMQSCSPEVLPFSDGLTTGALVAILLCVIILLMIVVLFAALRRQRKKEPLIISKEDVRDNVVSYNDEGGGEEDTQAFDIGTLRNPEVMDANKLRRDIIPEMLFPFRRTSPIKDNTDVRDFINGRLQENDGDPTAPPYDSLATYAYEGTGSLAESLSSLESAATEGDHDYDYLSNWGPQFKKLAEMYIGRSPDRET is encoded by the exons ctgCACTCTAATGCGGACAAAGGCGACGGCACCGTGAAGTACGTCCTGACCGGAGACGGGGCTGGCAGCCTGTTTCTGATCGACGAGAAATCCGGAGACATCCACGCCACCAAGCGGCTGGACCGGGAAGAGAAAGCCATGTACACGCTTCACGCCAAGGTCGTGGACAGAACCACGAACACAGAACTCGAACCCGACACCGagtttaacataaaaatccacgaCATCAACGACAACGCGCCCAGATTTGAAAAGGAGGTGTACTACGCCAGCGTTCCTGAAATGTCTGAAGTTG GTACGTCTGTGGTCACAGTGACAGCCACTGACGCCGATGATCAAACATACGGAAACAGCGCCAAGCTGGTATATAGCATCCTGCAGGGACAGCCATATTTCTCTGTGGACTCAGAAAACG GAACCATAAAGACAGCTCTGCCTGGCATGGACAGAGAAGTGAAGGAGCACTACCAGGTTGTAATTCAGGCCAAAGACATGGCCGGACAGATGGGTGGGCTTTCAGGGACCACGACAGTCAGCATCACCCTCTCCGATGTAAACGACAGTCCGCCACGCTTCGCTAACC aTTCCTTCCGAGTGACTACAGTGGAGTCTACGGAGATAGGTGGAGCCATCGGACGCATCAAGGCCGACGATCCCGATGTGGGACACAACGCCAAGATGGAGTACAGCATCGTTGACGGTCACGACACATTCAACATCAGCACCGACCAAGCGACGCAGGAAGGAGTCATCATTATTAAAGAG GCGCTGGATTATGAAAGTAAGAGGGACTACGAGTTCAGAGTGGAGGTGAAAAACACCTACTTAGACGCCAGGTTCATCCACGGCGTGCAGTTCAAAGACTACGCCACGGTCAAGGTGACGGTGGAGGATGTGGACGAGCCGCCCGTTTTCACCCGTAACCCTTACATCATCGAAGTTCACGAGGACACGGCCGCCGGCAGCTTCGTCGGCGTTGTGCTGGCCAGAGATCCCGACGCAGACAACAAGCCAGTGAA ATATTCCATTGACCGACACACGGATCTTGAAAGGCTGTTCAACATAGATTCTGTGAACGGCACCATCACAACACTGAAATCCCTCGACAGAGAAATGTCCAAATGGCACAACATCTCTGTGGTGGCCACCGAAATAA ACAACCCTCGGCAGACGACTCGAGTGCCCGTGTTCATCAAGGTGTTGGACGTCAACGACAACGCTCCAGAGTTCGCCATGTCCTACGACACCTTCGTCTGTGAAAATGTCAAGGCAGGACAG CTGATTCAGACAATAAGCGCTGTTGACACAGATGAACCGCTTGTCGGGCACAAATTTGTCTTCAGCATAAGCGCCACCAACCCAAACTTCACCATCGTTGACAAGGACG ACAACACTGCCAACATCCTAACGAGGAGGGGCGGGTTCAGCCGGCGTGAGATGAGCATGTACTTCCTCCCCGTTGTGATCTCAGACAACGACTACCCCATCCAGAGCAGCACCAGCACGCTGGTGGTCCGCGTGTGCGCCTGCGACAGCCGCGGCAACATGCAGTCCTGCAGCCCGGAGGTGCTGCCCTTCTCAGATGGCCTCACCACCGGAGCGCTGGTGGCCATCCTGCTCTGCGTGATCATCCTGCTCA TGATCGTGGTGCTGTTCGCTGCCCTGAGGAGACAGAGGAAGAAGGAGCCTCTGATCATCTCCAAAGAGGATGTCAGAGACAACGTTGTCAGCTACAACGACGAGGGCggaggagaggaggacactCAGGCCTTTGATATCGGCACGCTGCGCAACCCGGAGGTGATGGATGCTAACAAGCTTCGCAGGGACATCATACCCGAAATGCTGTTTCCCTTTCGGAGGACATCACCGATAAAGGATAACACGGATGTGAGAGACTTCATAAACGGGCGGCTGCAGGAGAACGACGGCGACCCCACGGCGCCCCCTTACGACTCCCTGGCGACCTACGCTTACGAGGGAACCGGGTCCCTGGCGGAGTCCCTGAGCTCGCTGGAGTCCGCCGCCACCGAGGGCGACCACGACTACGATTACCTCAGCAACTGGGGACCACAGTTCAAAAAGCTGGCGGAGATGTACATAGGGAGAAGCCCCGACAGAGAGACCTAA
- the LOC116711868 gene encoding cadherin-10-like isoform X1 has product MIGNQALLLLMLYFLWPSTALPFITGNIGNLFGMPESDGKVLQRSKRGWMWNQFFLLEEYTGNDHQYVGKLHSNADKGDGTVKYVLTGDGAGSLFLIDEKSGDIHATKRLDREEKAMYTLHAKVVDRTTNTELEPDTEFNIKIHDINDNAPRFEKEVYYASVPEMSEVGTSVVTVTATDADDQTYGNSAKLVYSILQGQPYFSVDSENGTIKTALPGMDREVKEHYQVVIQAKDMAGQMGGLSGTTTVSITLSDVNDSPPRFANHSFRVTTVESTEIGGAIGRIKADDPDVGHNAKMEYSIVDGHDTFNISTDQATQEGVIIIKEALDYESKRDYEFRVEVKNTYLDARFIHGVQFKDYATVKVTVEDVDEPPVFTRNPYIIEVHEDTAAGSFVGVVLARDPDADNKPVKYSIDRHTDLERLFNIDSVNGTITTLKSLDREMSKWHNISVVATEISNFLPQFLKHLSSVLKYVTTFNFRVSDNPRQTTRVPVFIKVLDVNDNAPEFAMSYDTFVCENVKAGQLIQTISAVDTDEPLVGHKFVFSISATNPNFTIVDKDDNTANILTRRGGFSRREMSMYFLPVVISDNDYPIQSSTSTLVVRVCACDSRGNMQSCSPEVLPFSDGLTTGALVAILLCVIILLMIVVLFAALRRQRKKEPLIISKEDVRDNVVSYNDEGGGEEDTQAFDIGTLRNPEVMDANKLRRDIIPEMLFPFRRTSPIKDNTDVRDFINGRLQENDGDPTAPPYDSLATYAYEGTGSLAESLSSLESAATEGDHDYDYLSNWGPQFKKLAEMYIGRSPDRET; this is encoded by the exons ctgCACTCTAATGCGGACAAAGGCGACGGCACCGTGAAGTACGTCCTGACCGGAGACGGGGCTGGCAGCCTGTTTCTGATCGACGAGAAATCCGGAGACATCCACGCCACCAAGCGGCTGGACCGGGAAGAGAAAGCCATGTACACGCTTCACGCCAAGGTCGTGGACAGAACCACGAACACAGAACTCGAACCCGACACCGagtttaacataaaaatccacgaCATCAACGACAACGCGCCCAGATTTGAAAAGGAGGTGTACTACGCCAGCGTTCCTGAAATGTCTGAAGTTG GTACGTCTGTGGTCACAGTGACAGCCACTGACGCCGATGATCAAACATACGGAAACAGCGCCAAGCTGGTATATAGCATCCTGCAGGGACAGCCATATTTCTCTGTGGACTCAGAAAACG GAACCATAAAGACAGCTCTGCCTGGCATGGACAGAGAAGTGAAGGAGCACTACCAGGTTGTAATTCAGGCCAAAGACATGGCCGGACAGATGGGTGGGCTTTCAGGGACCACGACAGTCAGCATCACCCTCTCCGATGTAAACGACAGTCCGCCACGCTTCGCTAACC aTTCCTTCCGAGTGACTACAGTGGAGTCTACGGAGATAGGTGGAGCCATCGGACGCATCAAGGCCGACGATCCCGATGTGGGACACAACGCCAAGATGGAGTACAGCATCGTTGACGGTCACGACACATTCAACATCAGCACCGACCAAGCGACGCAGGAAGGAGTCATCATTATTAAAGAG GCGCTGGATTATGAAAGTAAGAGGGACTACGAGTTCAGAGTGGAGGTGAAAAACACCTACTTAGACGCCAGGTTCATCCACGGCGTGCAGTTCAAAGACTACGCCACGGTCAAGGTGACGGTGGAGGATGTGGACGAGCCGCCCGTTTTCACCCGTAACCCTTACATCATCGAAGTTCACGAGGACACGGCCGCCGGCAGCTTCGTCGGCGTTGTGCTGGCCAGAGATCCCGACGCAGACAACAAGCCAGTGAA ATATTCCATTGACCGACACACGGATCTTGAAAGGCTGTTCAACATAGATTCTGTGAACGGCACCATCACAACACTGAAATCCCTCGACAGAGAAATGTCCAAATGGCACAACATCTCTGTGGTGGCCACCGAAATAAGTAACTTCCTCCCTCAGTTCCTTAAACATCTCTCTTCAGTCCTGAAATATgtgacaacatttaattttcgtGTTTCAGACAACCCTCGGCAGACGACTCGAGTGCCCGTGTTCATCAAGGTGTTGGACGTCAACGACAACGCTCCAGAGTTCGCCATGTCCTACGACACCTTCGTCTGTGAAAATGTCAAGGCAGGACAG CTGATTCAGACAATAAGCGCTGTTGACACAGATGAACCGCTTGTCGGGCACAAATTTGTCTTCAGCATAAGCGCCACCAACCCAAACTTCACCATCGTTGACAAGGACG ACAACACTGCCAACATCCTAACGAGGAGGGGCGGGTTCAGCCGGCGTGAGATGAGCATGTACTTCCTCCCCGTTGTGATCTCAGACAACGACTACCCCATCCAGAGCAGCACCAGCACGCTGGTGGTCCGCGTGTGCGCCTGCGACAGCCGCGGCAACATGCAGTCCTGCAGCCCGGAGGTGCTGCCCTTCTCAGATGGCCTCACCACCGGAGCGCTGGTGGCCATCCTGCTCTGCGTGATCATCCTGCTCA TGATCGTGGTGCTGTTCGCTGCCCTGAGGAGACAGAGGAAGAAGGAGCCTCTGATCATCTCCAAAGAGGATGTCAGAGACAACGTTGTCAGCTACAACGACGAGGGCggaggagaggaggacactCAGGCCTTTGATATCGGCACGCTGCGCAACCCGGAGGTGATGGATGCTAACAAGCTTCGCAGGGACATCATACCCGAAATGCTGTTTCCCTTTCGGAGGACATCACCGATAAAGGATAACACGGATGTGAGAGACTTCATAAACGGGCGGCTGCAGGAGAACGACGGCGACCCCACGGCGCCCCCTTACGACTCCCTGGCGACCTACGCTTACGAGGGAACCGGGTCCCTGGCGGAGTCCCTGAGCTCGCTGGAGTCCGCCGCCACCGAGGGCGACCACGACTACGATTACCTCAGCAACTGGGGACCACAGTTCAAAAAGCTGGCGGAGATGTACATAGGGAGAAGCCCCGACAGAGAGACCTAA